In Leptodesmis sichuanensis A121, the following are encoded in one genomic region:
- a CDS encoding polysaccharide biosynthesis protein: MQTTPLTGSEIIRQIQQLVPPGSPEPQDPEILAQLQQLTQALIQDYEDSGRLQGDPFNEAWTRPLYLYEAEVRSQLHGKTVLVTGGEGCVGHQLIQKLVTLGAERIISVDNARCVDGTTPAPIAGIAPNVTLHAIDVRDYDALKRVFEIEKPDLVFHLAAIRIPGVAEKIILTTVTTNIFGTQNIIQLCEEFNVEQCIFSSTGKASRYWTGEVYAASKKVCEWLFAHAAQTGKVRYGMVRFTHMLDNSSMIEQITSKVEQGRPINIHAPERYVAGQNVGEAVHLLLNSLILSQTEQLIFVLVRNLGWPTESLEVALHMIQQSGKNLPIYFQGIPVGYEESFFLGQVDWSKQTEINTLINALETWYDSSISSSGDMIVATTIPFSSAVLTQQLADLRILAADLQTPQSEIKQKLAEVVWQVSKSSMLLATPQQLLQILQWGMNLKQYQRGEFSLAPYKPFIELVVQSLYDRLSVQVLKDCQISMPEFEMMLSVLATFPTLAQEVAYMQKILEPNTKELEPISRKVA; encoded by the coding sequence ATGCAAACTACACCATTAACCGGCAGCGAAATCATTCGTCAGATCCAGCAACTGGTACCTCCTGGCAGTCCAGAACCTCAAGATCCTGAAATTCTGGCCCAACTACAGCAATTGACCCAGGCGCTGATTCAAGATTATGAAGACTCTGGCCGCTTGCAAGGTGACCCCTTTAACGAAGCCTGGACACGGCCTCTCTATCTCTATGAAGCTGAAGTGCGATCGCAACTTCATGGAAAAACAGTGCTGGTGACAGGTGGCGAAGGTTGCGTCGGGCACCAGTTGATTCAGAAATTGGTCACCCTGGGAGCTGAGCGAATTATTTCCGTTGATAATGCCCGCTGTGTTGATGGAACAACTCCAGCCCCGATTGCAGGCATTGCCCCAAATGTCACCCTGCACGCGATCGATGTGCGGGATTACGATGCTTTAAAGCGAGTTTTTGAAATAGAAAAGCCGGATCTGGTGTTTCACTTGGCCGCCATTCGGATTCCAGGTGTGGCTGAAAAAATCATTCTAACAACCGTAACCACCAATATTTTTGGTACACAAAATATTATTCAACTGTGTGAAGAATTCAACGTTGAGCAGTGTATTTTCTCCTCAACCGGAAAAGCTTCTCGCTACTGGACAGGTGAGGTGTATGCCGCCAGCAAGAAGGTGTGTGAATGGTTGTTTGCTCACGCGGCTCAAACGGGAAAAGTGCGCTATGGCATGGTGCGCTTTACCCACATGCTGGATAACAGTTCCATGATTGAGCAAATCACCAGCAAGGTAGAGCAAGGTAGACCAATTAACATCCATGCACCTGAGCGCTATGTAGCAGGCCAGAATGTGGGTGAAGCCGTACATCTGCTCTTGAATTCCCTGATTCTCTCCCAGACCGAGCAACTGATCTTTGTCCTGGTGCGGAACCTGGGATGGCCAACGGAAAGCCTGGAAGTGGCGCTGCACATGATTCAGCAATCTGGGAAGAACCTGCCCATTTACTTCCAGGGTATTCCTGTTGGCTACGAAGAATCCTTCTTCCTGGGACAGGTGGATTGGAGCAAGCAAACGGAAATCAACACCCTGATTAATGCTCTGGAAACCTGGTATGACTCCAGCATCAGTTCCTCCGGAGACATGATTGTAGCAACCACCATTCCCTTCTCATCCGCCGTTTTAACGCAGCAACTGGCTGATTTAAGAATACTGGCCGCTGATCTGCAAACTCCCCAATCAGAAATTAAACAGAAGCTGGCGGAAGTGGTTTGGCAAGTTTCTAAATCTTCTATGCTCCTGGCTACACCTCAGCAGTTGCTGCAAATCTTGCAGTGGGGGATGAACCTGAAGCAGTATCAACGAGGCGAGTTTTCGCTGGCTCCCTACAAACCATTTATTGAACTGGTGGTTCAGAGCCTTTACGATCGCCTCTCCGTGCAAGTCCTGAAAGATTGCCAGATTTCTATGCCTGAGTTTGAAATGATGCTTTCGGTCCTGGCTACCTTCCCAACTCTGGCCCAAGAAGTTGCCTATATGCAAAAAATCCTGGAGCCAAATACCAAGGAGCTAGAACCCATCAGCCGTAAAGTTGCATAG
- the pdxH gene encoding pyridoxamine 5'-phosphate oxidase, translated as MTTPSIADLRLTYTRAQLTEADVDPDPMRQFQLWFEQALAAEILEPNAMTLATATKDGTPSARIVLLKGVSDRGFVFFTNYESHKGQELAENPQAALVFLWKALERQVRIEGTVEKVSDAETVAYFHSRPRESQLGAWVSNQSQVIANREVLEQRLAELSQQYQDQEIPRPPHWGGYCVIPHTIEFWQGRPSRLHDRLRYRLDNYHWIIERLAP; from the coding sequence ATGACCACTCCTTCTATCGCTGACCTTCGTCTCACTTACACTCGTGCTCAACTTACAGAAGCAGATGTTGATCCTGATCCGATGCGGCAATTTCAACTCTGGTTTGAACAGGCTCTGGCCGCAGAGATTCTCGAACCTAATGCGATGACCCTGGCAACCGCGACCAAAGATGGTACTCCTTCTGCCCGAATTGTGTTGCTGAAAGGAGTCAGCGATCGCGGCTTTGTCTTTTTCACCAACTATGAAAGCCACAAGGGTCAGGAGTTAGCCGAGAATCCCCAGGCTGCCCTGGTGTTCTTGTGGAAAGCATTGGAACGTCAGGTGCGAATTGAGGGAACGGTCGAAAAGGTTTCAGATGCGGAAACCGTGGCTTACTTTCACAGTCGTCCCCGTGAGAGTCAATTAGGAGCCTGGGTGTCCAATCAAAGTCAGGTGATTGCTAATCGGGAGGTTTTAGAGCAGCGTTTAGCGGAACTCAGCCAGCAGTATCAGGATCAGGAAATTCCTCGGCCTCCGCATTGGGGTGGTTATTGTGTCATTCCCCACACGATCGAATTTTGGCAGGGTCGTCCCAGCCGCTTACACGATCGCCTGCGGTATCGTTTAGACAATTACCACTGGATCATTGAACGGTTGGCTCCCTAA
- the prmA gene encoding 50S ribosomal protein L11 methyltransferase: MANSWWEIQILGDPDLEDTIFWRLDSFGCRGTCSEGKGPFFRVRAYLPQIQAQLLDLAALALLLRQDALCVGLPVPDVAWHLIDEEDWASSWKVHWQPQEVGDRLLIYPAWLPIPDTSERLLLRLEPGVAFGTGDHATTRLCLEALEMRLADRSMAKHDSESEQIVIADIGCGSGILSVGALLLGADRVYAVDTDPLAVKATLENRELNGIAPDRLIVDQGSIERLIEMTNGPVDGIVCNILADIIIELIPHWSAIIKPTTWGALSGILLDQAKPVADTLEANGWYVAALWKRQDWCCLNIRRS; encoded by the coding sequence ATGGCCAATAGCTGGTGGGAAATTCAAATTCTGGGAGATCCAGATCTAGAGGACACAATCTTTTGGAGGCTGGATAGCTTTGGCTGTCGAGGCACCTGTAGTGAAGGGAAGGGGCCATTTTTCCGAGTACGGGCTTACCTGCCGCAAATCCAGGCGCAACTGCTGGATCTGGCAGCCTTGGCCCTGCTGCTTCGGCAAGATGCACTATGCGTTGGACTCCCCGTTCCAGATGTGGCATGGCATCTGATCGATGAAGAAGACTGGGCCAGCAGTTGGAAAGTTCACTGGCAACCGCAAGAAGTCGGCGATCGCCTGTTAATCTATCCCGCCTGGTTGCCCATTCCTGACACATCAGAGCGTCTGTTACTGCGCCTGGAACCCGGAGTTGCCTTTGGCACCGGGGATCACGCCACCACTCGCCTCTGTCTGGAAGCACTGGAAATGCGATTGGCCGATCGCTCGATGGCAAAGCACGACTCTGAATCAGAGCAGATTGTGATTGCCGATATCGGCTGTGGCTCTGGCATTCTCTCGGTCGGTGCTCTTCTGCTGGGAGCCGATCGTGTTTATGCCGTGGATACTGATCCCCTGGCCGTCAAAGCGACTCTGGAAAACCGGGAACTGAACGGCATTGCCCCCGATCGTCTGATCGTTGATCAAGGCAGCATTGAGCGCTTGATTGAAATGACCAATGGCCCTGTTGATGGCATTGTCTGCAACATTCTGGCCGACATCATCATCGAGTTGATCCCCCATTGGAGTGCAATCATCAAACCCACCACTTGGGGAGCTTTAAGTGGCATCTTACTCGATCAAGCCAAACCGGTCGCCGACACCCTGGAAGCCAACGGCTGGTATGTCGCCGCCCTCTGGAAACGCCAGGATTGGTGCTGTTTGAATATCCGGCGATCGTAG
- the serA gene encoding phosphoglycerate dehydrogenase, with translation MTNDQWPIQIKKKEQVPAIAAKMPYRKKSISYPLAMPKVLVSDPIDQAGIDILSQVAQVDVQTKLTPEELIRVIPEYDALMIRSGTQVTKEVIEAGTQLKIIGRAGVGVDNVDVPEATRKGIVVVNSPEGNTIAAAEHTLAMMLAMSRYIAEANQSVKSGKWDRKSFMGVEVYKKTLGIVGLGKIGAHVANVARAMGMKLLAYDPFISHERAEQLGCRLVELDILLQEADYITLHLPKTPETTNLINNDSIAKMKPTVRIINCARGGIVDEQAIAEALKQGKIAGAALDVFSKEPLEEDSVLRQLGKELLLTPHLGASTEEAQINVAIDVAEQIRDVLLGLPARSAVNIPGLRPDLLEQLRPYLQLAETLGNLVAQLAGGRVESLNIRLQGELATNQSQPIVVAALKGLLSHALQERVNYVNASLEAKERGIRVIETRDASIRDYTGSLQLSAKGALGEHSVAGALLGDGEIRITSVDEFPVNVPPNRHMLFTMHRDMPGIIGKIGSLLGSFNVNIASMQVGRKIVRGDAVMVLSIDDPLPEGILDEILKVAGIRDAYTVTL, from the coding sequence GTGACCAATGACCAATGGCCAATCCAGATTAAAAAAAAAGAGCAAGTTCCTGCGATCGCTGCCAAAATGCCGTATCGTAAAAAGTCGATTTCCTATCCACTTGCTATGCCTAAAGTTCTTGTTTCTGATCCCATTGACCAGGCAGGAATTGATATCCTGTCCCAGGTTGCTCAGGTTGATGTGCAAACGAAGCTGACACCCGAAGAACTGATTCGGGTGATCCCGGAATACGATGCGTTGATGATTCGATCGGGTACTCAGGTTACGAAAGAAGTCATTGAGGCCGGAACTCAACTGAAGATTATTGGTCGGGCTGGGGTTGGCGTGGATAACGTTGATGTGCCCGAAGCGACGCGCAAAGGAATTGTGGTTGTCAACTCGCCGGAGGGCAATACCATTGCTGCAGCCGAACACACCCTGGCGATGATGTTAGCCATGTCCCGTTACATCGCTGAAGCGAACCAATCCGTGAAAAGCGGCAAGTGGGATCGCAAGAGCTTCATGGGTGTTGAAGTGTATAAAAAGACCCTGGGAATTGTGGGCCTGGGTAAGATTGGCGCTCATGTGGCCAACGTCGCGCGAGCAATGGGCATGAAACTGCTGGCCTATGATCCATTCATTTCTCACGAACGCGCCGAACAACTGGGGTGTCGTCTGGTCGAACTGGATATTTTGTTGCAGGAAGCAGATTACATCACCCTGCACCTGCCCAAAACTCCTGAAACCACCAATCTGATTAATAACGACTCGATTGCCAAAATGAAGCCGACGGTACGGATTATCAACTGCGCCAGAGGCGGGATTGTAGATGAGCAGGCGATCGCTGAAGCCCTGAAACAAGGCAAAATTGCCGGAGCCGCATTGGATGTGTTTTCCAAAGAGCCTCTGGAAGAAGATTCTGTACTGCGGCAATTGGGTAAGGAATTGCTGCTGACTCCTCACCTGGGCGCGTCAACGGAGGAAGCTCAAATTAATGTGGCGATCGATGTGGCTGAACAGATTCGCGATGTGTTACTTGGCTTACCCGCTCGCTCTGCCGTCAATATTCCTGGCCTGCGCCCTGATTTACTGGAACAACTCAGACCTTATCTGCAACTGGCCGAAACCCTGGGCAATTTAGTCGCTCAGTTAGCGGGTGGTCGGGTGGAATCTCTCAACATCCGATTACAGGGGGAACTGGCCACGAATCAAAGCCAGCCGATCGTCGTCGCTGCACTGAAAGGTTTACTGTCCCATGCCTTGCAGGAACGGGTGAATTACGTCAACGCCAGCCTGGAAGCCAAAGAACGCGGCATTCGTGTGATTGAAACCCGCGATGCCTCGATTAGAGACTACACGGGATCGCTACAGTTATCGGCTAAGGGGGCTTTAGGGGAACACTCCGTCGCCGGAGCCTTGCTGGGAGACGGGGAAATTCGGATTACCAGTGTGGATGAGTTCCCAGTCAACGTTCCACCCAATCGCCATATGCTGTTTACGATGCACCGGGATATGCCGGGGATCATTGGTAAAATTGGTTCCCTGCTGGGCAGTTTCAATGTCAATATCGCCAGTATGCAGGTGGGTCGTAAAATTGTCAGAGGAGATGCGGTGATGGTTCTCAGCATCGATGATCCCCTGCCGGAAGGAATTCTGGATGAAATTCTCAAGGTTGCCGGGATCCGGGACGCTTACACTGTTACGTTGTAA
- a CDS encoding GTPase family protein — MVRLKLWQWLVLSLPLVSIVGFLMISAGVQIHDWGINWIWAVITVMLVIWRLLLVQWTRPALEQMRSVMEEVTEELEAPIAATTPASSGSATQQVEAALQQVLEAARQDPPIWEDWSAFWQRCQELMVAIAEIYHPDVKHPYLNIYVPQAYTLIRGTVNDLDQWMDKLAPVLNQVTVAQAVQAYVVYRKLEPSARKLLQVWNWAQWLLNPAAAVAKRATQRYSNQATQQLLVNLAQLLKEAALRNLCRQAIALYSGQLAVSETAETAIAAAPLPTAKTQTLRDILSQAEPVETLEQKPVNILLVGRTGAGKSSLINTLFVAHRAEVDVLPSTDVIRDYHWQAETGESLTLWDSPGYEQANRQELREQVLERASQSDLLLLITPALDPALQMDVDFLQDVKSEIPDLPTIAVVTQVDRLRPIREWNPPYDWEWGDRPKEIAIREATTYRAETFQEFTNLVLPLVTWDAETGRSAWGADALSLALVEAIAPTKQLRLARFLRNLEARTVAAVKIIDHYTFQMATTQGLATLLKSPVLSFISTLTTGTPTLGRLLTEQIPVEQLPVVIGKLQMAYDLFSLLNQEHPQMPNFDLLTLWPLLLDNSASPDRNAWAFGHAITEYWIQSLTLEQVQERFHYYLEDQKKTITISKTKSPSPQGERLR; from the coding sequence ATGGTGCGCTTAAAGCTGTGGCAGTGGTTGGTTTTGAGTCTTCCCCTCGTCTCGATCGTGGGATTTCTGATGATTTCCGCTGGGGTGCAGATTCACGACTGGGGGATCAACTGGATTTGGGCAGTGATTACAGTCATGCTGGTGATCTGGCGGTTGCTGCTGGTGCAGTGGACTCGACCCGCTCTGGAGCAAATGCGATCGGTGATGGAGGAAGTCACCGAAGAACTGGAAGCCCCTATCGCAGCTACTACACCGGCTTCTAGCGGCAGTGCAACTCAGCAAGTAGAAGCAGCACTGCAACAAGTCTTGGAGGCTGCACGTCAGGATCCCCCCATTTGGGAAGATTGGTCAGCATTTTGGCAACGGTGTCAGGAGTTAATGGTTGCGATCGCCGAAATTTACCATCCTGACGTCAAGCATCCCTATTTGAATATCTACGTTCCCCAAGCCTATACGCTGATTCGCGGCACAGTAAACGACCTGGATCAGTGGATGGATAAATTGGCTCCCGTCTTGAATCAGGTTACGGTTGCTCAGGCGGTGCAAGCATACGTCGTATATCGCAAACTGGAACCCTCCGCCCGCAAACTATTGCAGGTATGGAACTGGGCACAATGGTTACTGAATCCGGCAGCGGCAGTGGCGAAACGGGCGACTCAGCGCTACAGCAATCAGGCGACTCAGCAACTACTGGTGAATCTGGCTCAGTTGTTGAAAGAAGCAGCCTTAAGGAATCTCTGTCGTCAGGCGATCGCTCTGTATAGTGGTCAACTGGCCGTCTCGGAGACTGCAGAAACAGCGATCGCCGCTGCCCCTCTCCCCACTGCCAAAACTCAAACCTTGCGAGACATCCTTTCCCAGGCGGAACCTGTGGAAACGTTAGAGCAGAAGCCCGTCAATATTCTATTGGTTGGTCGGACGGGAGCCGGAAAAAGTAGTTTAATCAATACCTTATTCGTTGCACACCGGGCAGAGGTCGATGTGTTGCCCAGTACAGATGTGATTCGAGATTATCACTGGCAAGCTGAAACGGGAGAATCTCTAACCTTATGGGATTCTCCAGGATACGAACAGGCTAACCGTCAGGAGTTGCGAGAGCAGGTGTTGGAGCGGGCCAGCCAATCGGATTTACTGCTGTTAATCACCCCAGCCCTGGATCCAGCCTTGCAGATGGACGTGGACTTTTTGCAGGATGTGAAGTCTGAAATTCCTGACTTGCCGACGATCGCCGTTGTCACCCAGGTCGATCGCTTGCGTCCCATCCGCGAATGGAACCCTCCCTACGATTGGGAGTGGGGCGATCGTCCGAAAGAAATTGCGATTCGGGAAGCTACCACATACCGGGCAGAGACGTTTCAGGAATTCACCAATCTGGTGCTGCCTCTGGTCACCTGGGATGCTGAAACCGGACGGTCTGCCTGGGGAGCCGATGCCTTATCCCTGGCTCTGGTAGAGGCGATCGCGCCTACCAAACAACTCCGATTAGCCCGCTTCTTACGGAATCTGGAGGCTCGCACCGTGGCTGCTGTTAAAATCATTGACCACTATACCTTCCAGATGGCAACTACACAGGGGCTGGCAACCTTGCTCAAAAGTCCAGTACTCTCCTTCATTTCTACTCTGACCACGGGAACCCCAACCCTGGGCCGACTTCTGACCGAGCAAATTCCCGTCGAGCAATTGCCCGTCGTGATCGGCAAACTGCAAATGGCCTACGATCTGTTTTCTCTGCTCAATCAGGAGCACCCCCAAATGCCCAACTTCGACCTGTTAACACTCTGGCCCTTACTTCTAGATAATTCCGCTTCTCCCGATCGCAACGCCTGGGCTTTTGGTCATGCCATCACCGAATACTGGATACAATCCCTGACCCTGGAGCAAGTCCAAGAGCGATTCCACTATTATCTAGAGGATCAAAAGAAGACTATAACAATTTCTAAAACGAAAAGCCCTTCTCCCCAGGGAGAAAGGTTGAGATGA
- a CDS encoding restriction endonuclease subunit S, whose protein sequence is MSQRVFSIRADRRIIQPVLLFLALASPLGQGELIARQSGTTVLGIRQAELRKVRLIVPPLKTQTIASRALDAICQQIDVLESKNTNLRKTRDLLLPKLISGEIDVESLDSATETDLEELAA, encoded by the coding sequence TTGAGTCAGAGGGTATTCAGCATTAGAGCAGACCGAAGAATCATTCAACCAGTTCTACTATTTTTAGCCTTAGCTTCTCCTTTAGGGCAAGGAGAACTAATTGCTCGCCAAAGTGGAACAACAGTTTTGGGAATTCGACAGGCTGAATTGCGGAAAGTCAGACTAATAGTCCCACCTCTAAAAACCCAGACCATTGCTTCACGGGCTTTAGACGCAATCTGTCAACAAATAGATGTGCTTGAAAGCAAGAACACAAATTTACGCAAGACCCGTGATTTGCTGCTACCTAAGCTTATTTCAGGTGAAATTGATGTAGAAAGCCTTGATTCTGCCACTGAAACTGACCTGGAGGAACTAGCCGCATGA
- a CDS encoding nucleotidyltransferase domain-containing protein has translation MKHPQLPAILNALRQYLDGLYGDRLVNVILFGSQARNEAEADSDIDVLVVLKGEVDSWTEIKRTGEGVAKLCLDYSVVICCLFIAETQFQSQQTALLRNVKQEGVSV, from the coding sequence ATGAAACATCCCCAACTACCTGCAATTCTGAATGCTCTCCGTCAATATCTTGACGGGCTGTATGGGGATAGACTTGTTAATGTGATTCTGTTCGGTTCTCAAGCTAGAAATGAGGCTGAAGCTGATTCAGACATTGATGTTCTGGTTGTTCTCAAAGGCGAGGTGGACTCCTGGACAGAAATAAAGCGCACCGGGGAAGGAGTAGCCAAACTGTGTTTGGACTATAGTGTGGTCATTTGCTGCTTGTTCATTGCCGAAACTCAGTTTCAATCTCAGCAAACCGCTTTACTCCGCAATGTCAAACAGGAAGGAGTCAGCGTATGA
- a CDS encoding HEPN domain-containing protein, which translates to MTPEQQQLIDKASENVRAAQLLTNEGLQDVAVSRAYYAMFYIAEAFLLGDNLSFSKHSAVISKFGEYFARPGRVPVKFHRYLIQAEQSRIKADYDATSKATVTEATEQINRAVEFIALAEREL; encoded by the coding sequence ATGACTCCAGAACAACAGCAACTCATCGACAAAGCCAGTGAGAACGTGAGAGCCGCTCAACTACTGACGAATGAGGGCTTACAGGATGTAGCGGTTTCCCGTGCTTACTATGCCATGTTCTATATCGCTGAAGCCTTTTTGTTGGGTGATAACCTTTCTTTCTCCAAACATTCAGCCGTGATTAGCAAATTTGGTGAATACTTTGCCCGTCCTGGTCGTGTGCCTGTCAAATTTCACCGCTATCTGATTCAAGCCGAACAATCACGCATCAAAGCGGATTATGACGCAACATCAAAAGCCACTGTCACAGAAGCAACTGAGCAAATTAACCGTGCAGTAGAATTTATTGCCCTAGCTGAGAGGGAATTGTGA
- the dacB gene encoding D-alanyl-D-alanine carboxypeptidase/D-alanyl-D-alanine endopeptidase, translated as MSIAARRKFSCCLLLSCFCLLRARSWAIAVTNLLLLPSMALAHPSQEVRSVQNTVGQTLTSAPLCPVQLPASINGVLNRLPATQWGILVQTLDAPTSRLTLYARNPDLLLTPASNNKLLTTTAALQQLGATYRIRTTVTGNARSSSLSTLRIIGRGDPSLTTAQLTGLVQQVAQQGIRQVALLVGDDTYFQGSATNPKWDPDDTLQGYGAPVNSLMLNQNGIGVTLFPQRVGQPLRVQWDDPTDAQTRRLANQSVTVAKGQDEFVKVYRDRTDGFLIRVEGQLQEGSAAEPAAASIANPGNYLVDKFRRALLANQIAVARSTVVKITPAPPGEVELAALESPPLADLLKETNQNSNNIYAEALLKTLGRLQNPRTQDATASGITAVKAILTPLGVNPNHYRMVDGSGLADQNRVTASVLVQTLQAIVQTSNAQIFRASLPVAGESGTLRDRFRGTAAQGRLQAKTGTIAGVVALSGYLTPPNYPPLAFSILANDPKTSASRLRAAVDEIVLLLTRLRSC; from the coding sequence ATGAGTATTGCCGCACGCCGCAAGTTTTCCTGCTGCCTTCTGCTCTCTTGCTTCTGCCTTCTCCGGGCGAGGAGTTGGGCGATCGCGGTGACCAATCTACTTTTGCTCCCGTCTATGGCTCTGGCTCACCCCTCTCAAGAGGTGCGATCAGTTCAGAACACCGTCGGACAAACTTTAACGTCTGCGCCACTCTGTCCAGTTCAGTTGCCAGCCAGCATTAATGGAGTGCTTAACCGTCTGCCTGCTACGCAGTGGGGCATTCTGGTGCAAACCCTGGATGCTCCGACCAGTCGCCTCACCCTGTATGCCCGGAATCCAGATCTACTCCTGACTCCCGCCTCAAATAACAAATTGTTGACGACGACAGCAGCATTACAACAACTAGGAGCAACCTACCGCATTCGCACCACCGTCACTGGAAATGCTCGCAGTTCCTCTTTATCGACCTTGAGAATTATCGGTCGGGGCGACCCCAGCCTGACCACGGCTCAATTAACTGGACTGGTGCAACAGGTGGCGCAACAGGGCATCCGACAGGTGGCTTTACTCGTCGGAGATGACACCTATTTTCAGGGATCTGCCACTAATCCCAAGTGGGATCCAGACGATACCCTGCAGGGCTATGGAGCACCCGTCAATAGTTTGATGCTGAATCAGAACGGGATTGGGGTCACGCTGTTCCCGCAACGAGTAGGGCAGCCTTTACGGGTGCAATGGGATGACCCCACAGATGCTCAAACCCGCCGTCTGGCCAATCAGTCTGTAACGGTTGCCAAAGGACAGGATGAGTTTGTCAAGGTTTACCGCGATCGCACCGATGGCTTCTTGATCCGGGTGGAGGGACAACTGCAGGAAGGATCGGCGGCTGAACCTGCTGCGGCCTCGATCGCCAATCCCGGCAACTATCTGGTGGACAAATTTCGTCGCGCTCTGCTGGCCAATCAAATTGCTGTAGCGCGATCGACTGTCGTCAAAATCACTCCGGCTCCTCCCGGTGAAGTCGAGTTGGCTGCTCTGGAATCGCCTCCTCTGGCAGACCTGCTGAAGGAAACGAATCAGAACAGCAATAACATCTATGCCGAAGCATTACTAAAAACGTTGGGAAGGTTACAAAATCCTCGCACTCAGGATGCAACCGCTAGCGGAATTACAGCCGTGAAAGCAATTCTGACTCCTTTAGGCGTGAATCCCAACCATTATCGGATGGTGGATGGCTCTGGATTGGCGGATCAGAATCGAGTTACCGCTAGTGTTTTAGTACAAACTTTGCAGGCGATCGTTCAAACTTCCAATGCTCAGATTTTTCGGGCCTCCCTGCCAGTGGCAGGAGAAAGCGGCACCCTGCGCGATCGCTTTCGGGGCACAGCCGCTCAGGGACGATTACAGGCCAAAACCGGAACGATTGCCGGAGTGGTTGCCTTATCGGGCTATTTAACCCCACCCAACTATCCCCCCTTAGCCTTCAGCATTCTCGCCAACGACCCCAAAACCTCCGCATCCCGTCTCCGGGCTGCTGTAGATGAAATTGTGCTGCTGCTCACCCGCCTGCGATCGTGCTAA